In Methanothermobacter tenebrarum, the sequence TCATCACATTAAATGACGGTACCGGGAAGATAACAATTGTAATCTTCCAATCAGTGAAAAACGAGATTGAAAGATCCAACCTGCCCATAGAAATGCTAAAATACAGAAAAATAAAAATCACAGGGAAAATAACAGAATACAAGGGCTCAATGGAGATCATACTTGAAGAGCCACAAAACCTAAAAATATTATAGACTAATGACAATTATCCGTGGGGTGAAAACCTTGGACTATCCTGGAAAATCGGCTTTTAACAAGTTCATAGTATTCATACCAGCCCTCGCATTCACACTAGCATTAATACCCACAATAAAATATAACTGGCCATTAAGCTGGGACATCTACTATCATATACATAATATGAAACTTTACAGTGAAGGTATACTCTTCTGGGATAGTCTAACCGCAGCCCCCTATGGGAGGCCCATATTTTATCCCCCACTCTTCCACCTATTCCTCTTATCCATTGTGAAAATTTTGAATATCAGCCCCTTTTTGGCTGCGAGGCTAATACAACCATTTTTAGCATTTTTCGGGGTTTTTTCGTTT encodes:
- a CDS encoding OB-fold nucleic acid binding domain-containing protein; this encodes MEDEKIFKIVIFIALVGLIGMIISAGSITPREIKIKEINRGMIDEKVTVTGLVEEIKNSRTGKASFITLNDGTGKITIVIFQSVKNEIERSNLPIEMLKYRKIKITGKITEYKGSMEIILEEPQNLKIL